Proteins from one Limanda limanda chromosome 4, fLimLim1.1, whole genome shotgun sequence genomic window:
- the si:ch211-253b8.5 gene encoding dysbindin — MSSSSSNLHKKRLPSESERGQRLPDVELKLKERQRFFEEVFQHDVDVYLSSAHLCIRDYQRPPIGSVSSMEVNVDLLDQMDLTDNSDQEALDVFFSSGGEDEGLTSPLPVQRNNNNNEEVNSNGLFRHVLDGLDAKSRMSSTSSNSSSESQTTNANGANTPVVGFEDEEVHTSTVRRRFPPPEKERM, encoded by the exons CGGAGTCCGAGAGAGGCCAGAGGCTCCCAGATGTGGAGCTCAAGCTGAAAGAGAGGCAGCGTTTCTTTGAGGAGGTCTTCCAGCATGATGTGGACGTCTACCTGTCCTCGGCACACCTGTGCATCAGAGACTACCAGAGAC CTCCCATTGGCAGCGTCTCGTCCATGGAGGTGAATGTGGACTTGCTGGACCAGATGGACCTGACTGACAACTCTGACCAGGAGGCTTTGGATGTCTTCTTCAGTTCTGGAGGAGAAGACGAAGGCCTGACGTCCCCACTGCCAG TCCAacgaaacaacaacaacaacgaggAAGTCAACAGTAATGGACTCTTTCGACACGTCCTTGATGGCCTGGACGCCAAGTCCCGCATGTCCTCCACATCTTCAAACTCCTCCTCCGAAAGCCAGACCACCAATGCCAACGGTGCAAATACCCCTGTGGTCGGGTTCGAAGATGAAGAAGTACACACCAGCACAGTGAGAAGGAGGTTCCCACCTCCAGAGAAAGAAAGGATGTAA
- the LOC133000579 gene encoding protein LSM14 homolog B-like — MSTGAGTPYIGSKISLISKAQIRYEGILSSVDTDRSTVALAKVKSYGTEDRHTIRPVPPKDEIYEYIIFRGSDIKDITVSEPPKSHHGLPRDPAIVQSSIGSSSAGYHPRWSPYRDMMPTYNQLAASSLLNQQYNAALGLVPGLHGIPVRRAPMVEQAVQTVPLVSAAPRRGKASTQPLSRPPVRTTQQSGSQLQKENVPTKRAPSQPTAAKIQSQATENQKQRQKQGSRRSRNRSRGQLIVKNSKATTLQFDSDFDFETANAQFKDDLTKEVVVEKVETEEAPESPSMEEEETTPDKYYDKTKCFFDNISSDLKPRRTTWAEEKKLNMETFGVPGRFLRGRGFRGRGSRGQSATEQRPLPKVGSGRV; from the exons ATGAGCACTGGAGCAGGAACCCCGTACATCGGCAGCAAAATCAGCCTGATATCCAAGGCACAGATCCGCTACGAAGGAATTCTGTCCTCCGTCGACACAGACCGGTCCACAGTCGCTTTGGCCAAAG TGAAATCCTacgggacagaggacagacacactaTCCGACCAGTGCCACCAAAAGACGAAATTTATGAATACATCATTTTCAGGGGAAGTGATATCAAGGATATCACTGTGTCCGAGCCACCGAAGTCTCACCATGGACTTCCCCGGGACCCTGCCATCGTGCAG TCATCCATTGGCAGCTCCTCTGCAGGGTATCACCCACGATGGAGTCCATACAGGGACATGATGCCCACCTACAACCAGCTGGCAGCTAGTTCTCTACTCAACCAGCAGTACAATGCTGCACTAGGTCTAG TACCAGGACTTCATGGCATCCCGGTCAGAAGAGCCCCCATGGTGGAGCAGGCTGTCCAGACCGTGCCACTGGTCAGTGCTGCCCCGAGGAGAGGGAAAGCTTCAACCCAGCCTCTGAGCAGACCGCCTGTTCGCACAACCCAACAGTCTGGTTCCCAGCTTCAGAAGGAGAACGTACCCACCA AGCGGGCACCCTCCCAGCCAACTGCAGCCAAGATTCAAAGTCAAGCTACGGAGAACCAGAAGCAAAGGCAAAAACAAG GCAGTCGCAGGTCCAGGAATCGAAGCAGAGGCCAACTTATTGTTAAAAACTCCAAGGCTACAACTCTGCAGTTTGACTCCGACTTTGATTTTGAAACTGCAAACGCTCAGTTTAAAGATGATCTTACAAAGGAGGTTGTAG TTGAGAAGGTGGAGACTGAAGAGGCCCCAGAATCTCCGTctatggaggaggaggaaactaCTCCTGATAAATACTACGACAAAACCAAATGCTTCTTTGACAACATCTCCTCAGACCTGAAACCCAG GAGAACAACATGGGCCGAGGAGAAGAAGCTGAACATGGAAACATTTGGAGTGCCCGGCCGCTTCCTGAGAGGCAGAGGATTCCGAGGCCGAGGGAGCAGGGGCCAGAGTGCCACTGAGCAGCGACCCCTCCCAAAAGTTGGCAGTGGGAGAGTGTAA
- the LOC133000386 gene encoding transcription initiation factor TFIID subunit 4-like isoform X1, with protein MCPAPSQPAVLVPLLNQLEDWRGVSSQRGAHGSTSAMDASTDSTAGSDPGQRTLVGGGGATSSHPGTVGSGQTCNGSHTVNSSGSGEPGSKGLSAAFMHPAATSVIQPPLMHPQGVVSSAGATVTLVRPPMQNAWSGATLNGNNNVVAAGATGQPGVYNVQHSTPGSFSARPPTTILHTAPQPAVTYAPVGWPQAPGTLAAGPGGIPGMTPQMFAPRLQQPPPPQQNIQVPPGMVIIRNENGQLLMIPQQALAQMQAQSQAGMMPRPALQTNVPFGQAPGNICRQVAPPTIIQQGYPAPTTFAATTTLHRPPILQSSVGAAVPGMTPMTYSQTAGTTVLPVTVSKETMDNVIKCRNFLSTLIKLASNGNHSPQTAAVVKELTKDLLEGKLEPEEFTSSLYKELKSSPQSYLVPFLKKSLPALRQFTPDSAAFIQQSELPQLVSGPVFSTSFTPTVVLSGPAPCLPAPCLPAPCLPAPISRPQLQPSIGQQGQTASMVLQLQQQRVTVRPQVNLPTTPVVMLRNQAPGRIMLGQQQAQHKGLHATAFSAAHKNKLREASGYVKDYDELNDVASMAGVNLCEESTNILASNSGLMGVVTHSCKDEPFLPCSLLQKRMLEIGSRHGMTNMGAELVNLVSHATQQRLRNLLESVSQVAQQRNVNFKEDDKHEQNDDVRAQLRFFHQLDSLEKQRKEEEEREILLKAAKSRTRQEDPEQLRLKQKAKEMQQQELAQVRQREANMTALAAIGPRKKKRILDSQSSSAAAEGSGAGPSLPGGAGAASSRPTRQRITRVNLRDLLFCLENEKSTSPSHFLYKGFLK; from the exons ATGTGTCCCGCTCCATCCCAGCCCGCCGTGCTGGTGCCGCTTCTGAACCAGCTGGAGGACTGGAGGGGAGTCTCGTCACAGCGAGGTGCCCATGGTTCAACTTCAGCCATGGACGCGTCGACGGACTCCACCGCAGGAAGCGACCCCGGCCAGAGAACACTTGTTGGTGGCGGTGGTGCAACTTCCTCTCACCCGGGGACAGTGGGCTCGGGGCAGACCTGCAACGGGAGCCACACTGTGAACTCTTCAGGAAGCGGGGAGCCGGGGTCTAAAGGGCTGTCCGCTGCCTTCATGCACCCCGCGGCCACCTCCGTCATCCAGCCGCCTCTCATGCACCCCCAGGGGGTCGTGTCCTCGGCAGGAGCCACCGTGACCCTCGTCAGGCCGCCTATGCAAAACGCCTGGTCGGGTGCAACTTTGAATGGGAACAATAATGTGGTGGCGGCCGGTGCGACAGGACAGCCAGGTGTGTACAATGTCCAGCATTCCACCCCGGGCTCTTTCAGCGCCAGGCCGCCCACGACGATCCTACACACAGCCCCGCAGCCCGCTGTCACCTACGCCCCGGTCGGCTGGCCCCAGGCCCCGGGGACCCTGGCTGCCGGTCCGGGTGGGATCCCAGGGATGACGCCTCAGATGTTTGCCCCGAGGctccagcagccccccccaccgCAGCAAAACATCCAGGTGCCCCCGG GGATGGTGATCATCCGCAATGAGAATGGACAGCTGCTGATGATTCCTCAGCAGGCTCTGGCCCAGATGCAGGCCCAGTCGCAGGCAGGCATGATGCCTCGACCTGCACTCCAAACCAACGTGCCTTTTGGTCAG gCTCCTGGAAACATCTGCAGACAAGTGGCTCCCCCCACCATCATCCAACAGGGCTATCCCGCTCCTACAACATTCGCTGCGACCACCACTCTTCACAGACCTCCTATTCTTCAG AGCTCAGTAGGGGCTGCAGTACCAGGAATGACCCCCATGACTTACAGCCAAACAGCTGGGACCACAGTTCTCCCAGTAACAGTGAGCAAA GAGACAATGGATAATGTAATTAAATGTAGAAACTTCCTGTCTACATTGATAAAACTGGCATCCAATGGGAACCACTCACCACAGACTGCAGCCGTCGTGAAAGAGCTGACTAAAGACCTGCTG GAGGGAAAACTGGAACCTGAGGAGTTCACTAGCAGTTTGTACAAAGAGCTCAAATCCTCACCCCAATCTTACCTTGTGCCTTTCCTCAAG AAAAGCCTCCCAGCCTTGAGGCAGTTCACTCCAGACTCAGCTGCATTCATCCAGCAGAGTGAGCTCCCCCAGCTGGTCTCAGGTCCAGTCTTCTCCACCTCATTTACCCCCACGGTGGTCCTAAGCGGCCCTGCCCCGTGTCTCCCTGCCCCGTGTCTCCCTGCCCCGTGTCTCCCTGCCCCAATCAGCAGGCCGCAGCTGCAGCCAAGCATCGGCCAGCAAGGACAGACCGCTTCCATG GttctgcagcttcagcagcagagggTGACAGTGAGACCTCAGGTAAACTTACCAACGACCCCCGTGGTGATGCTCAGGAATCAGGCCCCTGGCCGCATCATGCTGGGACAGCAACAGGCCCAGCACAAAGGGCTGCACGCAA CAGCCTTCAGTGCAGCTCACAAGAACAAGCTAAGAGAGGCTAGCGGCTATGTCAA GGATTATGACGAACTCAACGATGTGGCCTCCATGGCTGGAGTGAACCTATGTGAGGAAAGCACCAATATCTTAGCATCCAATTCTGGACTAATGGGAGTGGTGACACATTCCTGTAAAGATGAGCCTTTCCTCCCCTGCTCCTTGTTGCAAAAGAGGATGCTTGAGATAG GGAGTAGGCATGGTATGACTAACATGGGTGCAGAGCTGGTGAACTTAGTCTCCCATGCAACTCAGCAGCGACTCCGGAACCTGTTAGAAAGTGTATCCCAAGTGGCCCAGCAGAGAAATGTCAACTTCAAG GAGGATGACAAGCATGAGCAGAACGATGACGTGCGTGCTCAGCTGAGGTTCTTTCACCAGCTGGACAGTctagagaaacaaagaaaagaggaggaggagagagagatcctCCTGAAGGCAGCTAAG TCTCGAACTAGGCAAGAGGACCCAGAGCAGCTACGTCTGAAACAGAAAGCAAAAGAG atgcagcagcaggagctggctCAGGTGAGACAGAGGGAGGCCAACATGACGGCACTGGCAGCCATTGGCcccagaaagaagaagagaatccTGGACTCTCaatcctcctctgctgcagctgag GGATCAGGGGCAGGCCCCTCTTTGCCTGGTGGTGCGGGTGCGGCGAGCTCCAGACCCACGAGGCAGCGGATCACACGCGTCAATCTCAGGGACCTGCTCTTCTGTTTGGAGAACGAGAAATCCACCagtccctctcatttcctctacAAGGGCTTTCTGAAATAG
- the LOC133000386 gene encoding transcription initiation factor TFIID subunit 4-like isoform X2, with protein sequence MCPAPSQPAVLVPLLNQLEDWRGVSSQRGAHGSTSAMDASTDSTAGSDPGQRTLVGGGGATSSHPGTVGSGQTCNGSHTVNSSGSGEPGSKGLSAAFMHPAATSVIQPPLMHPQGVVSSAGATVTLVRPPMQNAWSGATLNGNNNVVAAGATGQPGVYNVQHSTPGSFSARPPTTILHTAPQPAVTYAPVGWPQAPGTLAAGPGGIPGMTPQMFAPRLQQPPPPQQNIQVPPGMVIIRNENGQLLMIPQQALAQMQAQSQAGMMPRPALQTNVPFGQAPGNICRQVAPPTIIQQGYPAPTTFAATTTLHRPPILQSSVGAAVPGMTPMTYSQTAGTTVLPVTVSKETMDNVIKCRNFLSTLIKLASNGNHSPQTAAVVKELTKDLLEGKLEPEEFTSSLYKELKSSPQSYLVPFLKKSLPALRQFTPDSAAFIQQSELPQLVSGPVFSTSFTPTVVLSGPAPCLPAPCLPAPCLPAPISRPQLQPSIGQQGQTASMVLQLQQQRVTVRPQVNLPTTPVVMLRNQAPGRIMLGQQQAQHKGLHATFSAAHKNKLREASGYVKDYDELNDVASMAGVNLCEESTNILASNSGLMGVVTHSCKDEPFLPCSLLQKRMLEIGSRHGMTNMGAELVNLVSHATQQRLRNLLESVSQVAQQRNVNFKEDDKHEQNDDVRAQLRFFHQLDSLEKQRKEEEEREILLKAAKSRTRQEDPEQLRLKQKAKEMQQQELAQVRQREANMTALAAIGPRKKKRILDSQSSSAAAEGSGAGPSLPGGAGAASSRPTRQRITRVNLRDLLFCLENEKSTSPSHFLYKGFLK encoded by the exons ATGTGTCCCGCTCCATCCCAGCCCGCCGTGCTGGTGCCGCTTCTGAACCAGCTGGAGGACTGGAGGGGAGTCTCGTCACAGCGAGGTGCCCATGGTTCAACTTCAGCCATGGACGCGTCGACGGACTCCACCGCAGGAAGCGACCCCGGCCAGAGAACACTTGTTGGTGGCGGTGGTGCAACTTCCTCTCACCCGGGGACAGTGGGCTCGGGGCAGACCTGCAACGGGAGCCACACTGTGAACTCTTCAGGAAGCGGGGAGCCGGGGTCTAAAGGGCTGTCCGCTGCCTTCATGCACCCCGCGGCCACCTCCGTCATCCAGCCGCCTCTCATGCACCCCCAGGGGGTCGTGTCCTCGGCAGGAGCCACCGTGACCCTCGTCAGGCCGCCTATGCAAAACGCCTGGTCGGGTGCAACTTTGAATGGGAACAATAATGTGGTGGCGGCCGGTGCGACAGGACAGCCAGGTGTGTACAATGTCCAGCATTCCACCCCGGGCTCTTTCAGCGCCAGGCCGCCCACGACGATCCTACACACAGCCCCGCAGCCCGCTGTCACCTACGCCCCGGTCGGCTGGCCCCAGGCCCCGGGGACCCTGGCTGCCGGTCCGGGTGGGATCCCAGGGATGACGCCTCAGATGTTTGCCCCGAGGctccagcagccccccccaccgCAGCAAAACATCCAGGTGCCCCCGG GGATGGTGATCATCCGCAATGAGAATGGACAGCTGCTGATGATTCCTCAGCAGGCTCTGGCCCAGATGCAGGCCCAGTCGCAGGCAGGCATGATGCCTCGACCTGCACTCCAAACCAACGTGCCTTTTGGTCAG gCTCCTGGAAACATCTGCAGACAAGTGGCTCCCCCCACCATCATCCAACAGGGCTATCCCGCTCCTACAACATTCGCTGCGACCACCACTCTTCACAGACCTCCTATTCTTCAG AGCTCAGTAGGGGCTGCAGTACCAGGAATGACCCCCATGACTTACAGCCAAACAGCTGGGACCACAGTTCTCCCAGTAACAGTGAGCAAA GAGACAATGGATAATGTAATTAAATGTAGAAACTTCCTGTCTACATTGATAAAACTGGCATCCAATGGGAACCACTCACCACAGACTGCAGCCGTCGTGAAAGAGCTGACTAAAGACCTGCTG GAGGGAAAACTGGAACCTGAGGAGTTCACTAGCAGTTTGTACAAAGAGCTCAAATCCTCACCCCAATCTTACCTTGTGCCTTTCCTCAAG AAAAGCCTCCCAGCCTTGAGGCAGTTCACTCCAGACTCAGCTGCATTCATCCAGCAGAGTGAGCTCCCCCAGCTGGTCTCAGGTCCAGTCTTCTCCACCTCATTTACCCCCACGGTGGTCCTAAGCGGCCCTGCCCCGTGTCTCCCTGCCCCGTGTCTCCCTGCCCCGTGTCTCCCTGCCCCAATCAGCAGGCCGCAGCTGCAGCCAAGCATCGGCCAGCAAGGACAGACCGCTTCCATG GttctgcagcttcagcagcagagggTGACAGTGAGACCTCAGGTAAACTTACCAACGACCCCCGTGGTGATGCTCAGGAATCAGGCCCCTGGCCGCATCATGCTGGGACAGCAACAGGCCCAGCACAAAGGGCTGCACGCAA CCTTCAGTGCAGCTCACAAGAACAAGCTAAGAGAGGCTAGCGGCTATGTCAA GGATTATGACGAACTCAACGATGTGGCCTCCATGGCTGGAGTGAACCTATGTGAGGAAAGCACCAATATCTTAGCATCCAATTCTGGACTAATGGGAGTGGTGACACATTCCTGTAAAGATGAGCCTTTCCTCCCCTGCTCCTTGTTGCAAAAGAGGATGCTTGAGATAG GGAGTAGGCATGGTATGACTAACATGGGTGCAGAGCTGGTGAACTTAGTCTCCCATGCAACTCAGCAGCGACTCCGGAACCTGTTAGAAAGTGTATCCCAAGTGGCCCAGCAGAGAAATGTCAACTTCAAG GAGGATGACAAGCATGAGCAGAACGATGACGTGCGTGCTCAGCTGAGGTTCTTTCACCAGCTGGACAGTctagagaaacaaagaaaagaggaggaggagagagagatcctCCTGAAGGCAGCTAAG TCTCGAACTAGGCAAGAGGACCCAGAGCAGCTACGTCTGAAACAGAAAGCAAAAGAG atgcagcagcaggagctggctCAGGTGAGACAGAGGGAGGCCAACATGACGGCACTGGCAGCCATTGGCcccagaaagaagaagagaatccTGGACTCTCaatcctcctctgctgcagctgag GGATCAGGGGCAGGCCCCTCTTTGCCTGGTGGTGCGGGTGCGGCGAGCTCCAGACCCACGAGGCAGCGGATCACACGCGTCAATCTCAGGGACCTGCTCTTCTGTTTGGAGAACGAGAAATCCACCagtccctctcatttcctctacAAGGGCTTTCTGAAATAG